A window of the Hypomesus transpacificus isolate Combined female chromosome 8, fHypTra1, whole genome shotgun sequence genome harbors these coding sequences:
- the jcada gene encoding junctional protein associated with coronary artery disease yields the protein MYSVEDLLISHGYKLPTPAPTPAPTPALDAPSPSPPAYDGGRHSDCRREILENRLGHGPVNGFGRDGGPYGSRGYPPNDNECRDRNQPGNSHGDTQSLGDSMTSDSGFCDGPRGVYPQSRAPRERDVAYWRRRGQDFSVLLDYADFREPRGGGGGGGGGGYSRTDGQQQRGPDVPTEERQTERQIWANQAQVQAKAQAQAQAQARSREREAALHQWRMAAERKCQSLGTDEWRPASSFGRQLSDCEAEQWAREQMRNHSRTPDGAVLPRTKAKSQSLPRMLPPDSLQYVDVSSTGHNLYRRVNGHPGHPGHDPYGRRHFEISRPASANQAAVTPKPRFSRPLRPPSYEVHQQTRGSCEMLSGDSPAPQARERTPIPNPRSGDPRLDYFAQESGGSGAEPPGYNPPPSYKRAPVLRGGHRGPFGEIPVGYRYRGEVVYQQVAPDGVHWYTRHPGGSWPDPQREWAHLPSRRKLYPGYSPQPPGVVQYIPFDDPRVRHISASTSGNSLVADADMVRHVRNTELPSVTVSEPPPSSPSDDSAFLPPPLGHRASPFPPPGPPSPGDHDANQNRWPRGDLHKNTENNNFPATDQNCNDRYPKGPSSAFQPPPPCGQSARSEQAFSETATITQVKKIAPDSGPDGNRNSKRRVSETIFCLVSVPIQIQAKAPPADQNNNSTAPGPGAADTAAVEPAAAVEPAAGRPWNSQSLRSQSLTEMSLKPHPLPHISTSSSYCMRNSKRAPLRKEIVDAWSLQAMADKELCYAGSWPGDQYRNQETQTVSPPVVAKSSPQSPPGPGGPEPGQPASSEIPADGGMGTDCSAGSYSSYSMAGQKNLHPSSNSAFSRLSISPAQPLSLPPAGTSQMPPLPSPGSGQPPSLPTPSSGPVGGAEQLSSPKRSGPKPADEPCSEQVAFGQFLLKPVNRRPCDAIEELEFINKEMEEQIGKRPGAEPCLRDLEEAVQHTLELSQAGRSQHTATVDPVREATGLGEQSQNRPSHGEARSAFSRPAPGRTPTMVSSIRPPREDIPSHPGPRDYAPLAQTEPGRAYRQDIPVPQESLLRDVGLTVYTEAPGGPGEPHQRSPLPFSYSPLSLPLSSLSEPLEGPPCLHMSWGERNSLVLDLPEFPPSKLPLSLPVTPDQELALSMSRGEKAAHGMSGVTGDLAEDELASSSSTSSLSSCSVLLPGRTVVEILGHVEQGDSESRESGLGIRRSESGGVEEDGTGEVEEGEREGELGGGGEEDGERPEEQGGGGEEEGERNEQGGGGEEEGEKDRESKGAAMGEQQGYGDIGERMTPTEDMEQEAEVEKEEAIDCASAERDGGRNEAEESTREQEEEGELGEEDKEQQAEMKTEHEDEDGTEPEAALTTEQEEEEEEGELKIEEEEEVELKIAEEEVENEVELKIAEEEEKGGELKIEEEDEIEKKVKLRIAEEAAKKLSAESKKEGARGQTEWEVNRGEEVRRKKRNQETEGRPKPLPRPQKPPLLPKPKPQPRLRSSATVAKREITLPLSFNVPCGSTALEDEELLSVSDSYDPSRVERV from the exons ATGTACAGCGTGGAGGACCTGCTCATATCCCACGGATACAAGCTGCCCACCCCCGCCCCGAcgcccgcccccacccccgccctcgACGCCCCCTCGCCCTCACCCCCGGCCTACGACGGCGGCCGCCACAGCGACTGCCGGCGGGAAATCCTGGAGAACAGGCTTGGCCACGGGCCGGTGAACGGGTTCGGGCGGGACGGGGGTCCGTACGGGTCCAGGGGGTACCCACCCAACGACAATGAGTGCCGTGACAGAAATCAGCCCGGCAATAGCCATGGAGACACGCAGTCGTTGGGGGATTCTATGACGTCCGATAGCGG gttctGTGACGGGCCCAGGGGTGTGTACCCCCAGTCCAGAGCACCCAGAGAACGAGACGTGGCctactggaggaggagaggccaagACTTCTCTGTTCTGCTGGACTACGCTGACTTCAGAgagcccagaggaggaggagggggaggagggggaggcggcTACAGCAGAACCGATGGGCAGCAGCAGAGAGGGCCGGATGTACCTACAGAGGAGcgccagacagagaggcagatctGGGCCAACCAAGCCCAGGTTCAGGccaaggcccaggcccaggcccaggcgcAGGCCCgctccagagagagggaggccgcCCTCCACCAGTGGCGGATGGCGGCCGAGAGGAAGTGCCAGAGCCTGGGCACGGACGAGTGGCGCCCCGCCTCCAGCTTCGGCCGCCAGCTGTCCGACTGCGAGGCCGAGCAGTGGGCTCGGGAGCAGATGCGGAACCACTCCCGCACGCCAGACGGCGCCGTCCTGCCCAGGACCAAAGCCAAGTCCCAGTCGCTGCCCCGCATGCTGCCGCCGGACAGCCTGCAGTACGTGGATGTGTCCAGCACGGGTCACAATCTCTACAGGAGGGTCAACGGCCACCCTGGCCACCCCGGCCACGACCCTTACGGCCGGCGGCACTTTGAGATCAGCCGTCCGGCCAGTGCCAACCAGGCCGCCGTCACACCAAAGCCCCGCTTTTCCCGGCCGCTCCGCCCCCCCTCCTACGAGGTGCACCAACAGACCCGGGGTAGCTGTGAGATGTTGTCTGGGGACAGCCCAGCCCCCCAGGCCAGGGAAAGAACCCCCATCCCCAATCCCAGGTCAGGCGACCCCCGACTGGACTACTTTGCACAGGAGTCAGGGGGGTCTGGTGCGGAGCCTCCAGGCTACAATCCTCCCCCGTCTTATAAGAGAGCTCCAGTCCTGAGAGGGGGACATAGGGGTCCCTTTGGTGAAATCCCTGTGGGCTACAGGTACAGAGGGGAGGTGGTGTACCAGCAGGTGGCGCCAGACGGAGTTCACTGGTACACCAGACACCCAGGGGGCTCCTGGCCCGACCCCCAGAGAGAGTGGGCCCACCTCCCCAGCAGAAGGAAGCTGTACCCCGGCTACAGCCCCCAGCCGCCCGGAGTGGTCCAGTACATCCCCTTCGACGACCCCCGCGTCCGCCACATCTCGGCCAGTACCTCCGGCAACTCCCTCGTGGCGGACGCCGACATGGTCCGGCACGTCCGCAACACCGAGCTTCCCAGCGTCACCGTGTCCGagcccccgccctcctccccgtCAGACGACAGTGCCTTCCTGCCCCCGCCCCTGGGGCACCGCGCCAGCCCCTTCCCGCCGCCCGGCCCGCCGTCCCCGGGCGACCACGACGCCAACCAGAACAGGTGGCCCCGCGGTGATTTGCACAAGAACACTGAGAACAACAACTTCCCAGCGACCGACCAAAACTGTAACGACAGATATCCCAAAGGCCCGTCCTCAGCCTTCCAGCCCCCTCCGCCGTGCGGGCAGAGCGCCCGCTCCGAGCAGGCCTTCTCCGAGACAGCCACCATCACGCAGGTGAAGAAGATCGCTCCAGACTCAGGCCCGGACGGCAACAGGAACTCCAAGAGGAGGGTCAGCGAGACCATCTTCTGCCTCGTGTCCGTCCCCATCCAGATCCAGGCCAAGGCGCCGCCGGCCGACCAGAACAACAACAGCACGGCGCCAGGCCCGGGCGCCGCCGACACCGCCGCCGTCGAGCCCGCCGCCGCCGTCGAGCCCGCCGCCGGTCGACCGTGGAACAGCCAAAGCCTCCGCAGCCAATCCCTGACCGAGATGTCCCTcaagccccaccccctcccccacataaGCACCAGCAGCTCCTACTGCATGAGGAACTCGAAGAGGGCCCCTCTCAGGAAGGAGATCGTGGACGCCTGGTCGCTCCAGGCCATGGCCGACAAGGAGCTCTGCTACGCGGGCTCGTGGCCCGGGGACCAGTACCGCAACCAGGAGACCCAGACTGTCAGCCCCCCTGTGGTAGCCAAAAGCTCCCCTCAGAGTCCTCCTGGTCCGGGGGGTCCGGAGCCAGGCCAGCCAGCCTCCTCAGAGATCCCCGCTGACGGTGGCATGGGGACAGACTGCAGCGCTGGCTCCTACAGCTCCTACTCCATGGCAGGCCAGAagaacctccacccctccagcaaTAGCGCCTTCTCCCGCCTCAGTATCAGCCCAGCTCAGCCCCTGTCTCTACCTCCAGCTGGTACCTCCCAGATGCCGCCTTTACCCTCTCCAGGCTCTGGCCAGCCCCCGTCTCTCCCAACTCCGTCCTCCGGGCCCGTAGGGGGAGCCGAGCAGCTTTCCTCCCCTAAGAGGAGTGGCCCCAAGCCCGCAGACGAGCCATGCAGCGAGCAGGTAGCCTTCGGCCAGTTCCTGCTGAAGCCGGTGAACCGGAGGCCGTGTGACGCCATCGAGGAGCTGGAGTTTATCaacaaggagatggaggagcagaTTGGAAAGCGGCCCGGCGCAGAGCCGTGTCTGCGAGACCTGGAGGAGGCCGTCCAACACACCCTGGAGCTCAGCCAGGCTGGAAGATCCCAGCACACAGCCACCGTTGACCCGGTGAGGGAAGCAACCGGCCTGGGCGAGCAGAGCCAGAACCGGCCGAGCCACGGGGAAGCGAGAAGCGCCTTCTCCAGACCCGCGCCTGGCAGGACCCCCACCATGGTCTCCTCCATCAGACCACCCAGGGAAGACATACCCTCGCACCCTGGCCCCAGAGACTATGCCCCCCTAGCCCAGACAGAGCCTGGCCGAGCCTACAGGCAGGACATCCCCGTCCCCCAGGAGTCCCTGCTGAGGGACGTGGGGCTGACCGTGTACACAGAGGCCCCCGGGGGCCCCGGGGAGCCCCACCagcgctcccccctccccttctcctactctcctctctccctccccctctcctcgctgTCAGAACCCCTGGAGGGACCCCCGTGCCTGCACATGTCCTGG GGAGAGAGGAACTCGCTGGTTCTGGATCTGCCGGAATTCCCCCCCAGCAAgcttcccctgtctctccccgtCACCCCGGACCAGGAGCTGGCCCTCAGCATGAGTCGCGGGGAGAAAGCGGCCCATGGGATGTCCGGGGTGACTGGGGACCTGGCGGAGGACGAGctagcctcctcttcctcgacCTCATCCTTGTCTTCCTGCTCGGTTCTATTGCCGGGCAGAACTGTCGTGGAGATTTTGGGTCATGTGGAGCAGGGAGACTCCGAGTCCCGCGAGTCCGGCCTTGGCATCAGGAGGTCGGAgtctggaggagtggaggaggacggaacgggagaggtggaggagggagagagagagggggagctgggaggaggaggagaggaggacggagagagacctgaggagcaggggggaggaggagaggaggagggagagagaaatgagcaggggggaggcggagaggaggaaggcgagaaagacagagagagcaagggagcgGCCATGGGAGAACAGCAGGGATACGGGGACATCGGGGAGAGGATGACTCCAACGGAGGACATGGAGCAGGAggcggaggtggagaaggaagaAGCAATAGACTGCGCCAGCgcggagagagatggggggagaaacGAGGCGGAGGAGAGCACACGGGagcaagaagaggagggagaactgGGAGAGGAAGATAAAGAACAACAGGCAGAGATGAAGACCGAACATGAGGATGAGGACGGGACAGAACCAGAGGCAGCGCTCACTaccgagcaggaggaggaggaggaagaaggagagctgaaaatagaagaggaggaggaggtggaattGAAAATAGCAGAGGAGGAGGTTGAGAACGAGGTGGAATTGAAaatagcagaggaggaggagaaagggggcgaGTTGAAaatagaggaggaggacgagattGAGAAAAAGGTCAAATTGAGAATCGCAGAGGAGGCGGCGAAGAAACTTTCGGCGGAGTCAAAAAAAGAAGGGGCCAGAGGACAGACGGAATGGGAAGTGAACCGAGGGGAGGAAGTCAGGAGGAAGAAGCGCAACCAGGAGACGGAGGGAAGGCCCAAGCCCCTTCCTAGGCCCCAGAAGCCTCCTCTGCTGCCCAAACCCAAGCCCCAGCCCAGGCTTCGTAGCAGCGCCACCGTGGCCAAAAGAGAGATCACCCTTCCCCTCAGCTTCAATGTCCCCTGTGGCTCGACGGCGCTAGAAGACGAAGAACTGCTGTCGGTCTCAG ACTCCTATGACCCCAGCCGTGTGGAGAGAGTGTAG